TCAACCCGCTGTGGTTTGCGGGGAATCGTCGCTCGGATACACTATCTTTTCGCCGTCACCTGCCGCGGAGAAAGCTGTGGTTTGCGGGGAATCGTCGCTCGGATACACTAGCTGATTCTGGTGGAGGGGACGGAAATCTGCTGTGGTTTGCGGGGAATCGTCGCTCGGATACACTAGGGGATGGGTGATGGGGAACTCCCGGGGCGCTGTGGTTTGCGGGGAATCGTCGCTCGGATACACTCGATCTCCCCGTTTAACGGCTTCCCATGAGGCTGTGGTTTGCGGGGAATCGTCGCTCGGATACACTAATGCCCGTGTTCAGCGCCCGCGCAACCGCGCTGTGGTTTGCGGGGAATCGTCGCTCGGATACACTCCCGCACCTACAAGGGGAAGCACGTCTTTGGCTGTGGTTTGCGGGGAATCGTCGCTCGGATACACTCACGGAAGGACTGACCTTTCTACTCTTTCGGCTGTGGTTTGCGGGGAATCGTCGCTCGGATACACTTAATCCTGCGAGAAGAATTGCTCACAAAGCAGCTGTGGTTTGCGGGGAATCGTCGCTCGGATACACTCCTTGCGAAATGACACGACTCGCCCTCTTAGCTGTGGTTTGCGGGGAATCGTCGCTCGGATACACTTTGGCCTTTTTGGAGGAGTGGCGAAATTTTGCTGTGGTTTGCGGGGAATCGTCGCTCGGATACACTACCTGCGACCAACTTCGTTAAAAGAACACAACTTGCGACACGCCCATGCTCAAAAAAGCATGAGCTGCCGAGGTGCTTTTTCATTCTCCTGGCGAATTTTTCCCACATAGTTTTCCATTTTTCCAAATTGCCGGTCAGTAACGGGTAACAGCCGAACAGCGCCTTTCGGCGGTAGGTTCGCTCGGATCTCCTGCCGATAGGGATGCATTGCCTCTTCACTTGGAAATGGCCTGGCGTACACAGAGTACTGTAACTGACAAAACCCCATTTCCAGCAAACGTTTGCGGAAACGTGTGTACTCCCTCCTCGCCTTCCGGTCGTCCATGGGCAGATCAAACAAAACAAAAAGCCACATGATCTTGTAACCTGACGGGAGATCACCGCGAGGCATGGCAGCTCCAATCGGGCAACAGCAAGTCACGGCGTTTTTTTAAGAACACGTCCGCAAGCGAGGCGGCAATTCGACTGAGTACATCAAACAGCGTTCGTCTTTCACCCTCGAAGAAATATCGCTCCTCGAGAAACCCAAGTAAACGCGATTTCACCTCTGGTGTGAGTTCTGCATCTGCTGGGAACTCCCTCAATAACGCAACCACCAATAGATCCACGCGAGGGCGAAACGGCTCCATCAAATCGTCGGCCAGACAAAACGGATTGTACCGATTATGGTGATGAATCCCCAAACTTGGATGGAGGCCCACTCCTGTTATGGCTCGCGCAGTTACAGCCCGTAAAATGGCATAACCATAATTCAAAAAGCGATTCTGATCATTCCGATCGGGATCTCTGCGAAACGTTCGATCCTGGAAAAGGTATTGCCAGTATCGACGAGACGCCATTGCTTCCACATTCGAGGTGTCGCCCGACCGAACTCTCGCAGCCAGTCGCGCTAAGCCATAATCCCGCCCGTGCAATTCTTGAAGAACAGCAGCCTGGGATTGAATCTTGCTGCGGACGATTTGCTGCCATAATCTTTTTCGAGTGGGCAACGAGGCCTGTGCCTGGGCCGCCAGTCGTTCAGTTTGAACATGATGGTTCACGAGAGGGAACATTGTTCCCACGGGCCGGCTCGTCGCATCGCATATCACGCAGACAGCCCCAGCCTCGGCAAGGCCCGCCAGAACCGGCTGGGTCAATGTGATGCACGGGTTGGCCGCAATCAGAACCGCAAGCTCTGCCAAAGGCAGAGTCACCTCCAGCTCATCTCCCGTCTTGATGACGAGTTGTCGATGACGGACCGACAGTTTCGCCGGTTTGTTTGCCAGTTCGACGACGTGATTAATCATTCGCCGGAAGGACCTCGCCCAAAGGTGTCACCATCACCTTCCGTGCGCGACGCTGGAAAAGCTGACGATACGTAGCGCGTATTCGCTCCCGTTGCTCTCTTATCAAGGTAATTGGACGAGCGTCGTGAGGCAAGCGCAATTCCAAATTATCGTCGGAAATTCCAACCACCCGGAGAAGTTGCTTTTGGCCATCATCGTTGATCCATTCGATGTATTCGCTTTTGGCCAGCGAGAATTTGAATCGGGTGTTTGGGCCGTGATCGCGGCAAACTACCGGCTCACCCCGTTTCTTACGCTCGTATGCTTCGTACAAACTGACGATCTTGCCCTTCCAACGGACCTCTTGACCTTGCCCATCGAGCAAAGCATAAATCTCGATGTGGTGATTGTTTCCAGGCACGACGTAACGTTGGCGAGGACCATCCCCTACCGCAATGACGGAGCTGCTCACCCAAATTCGAGCGGATTTAACAGGCAAAGCGGTGTTATTTTTTCCGCGAATAATCGGGAGGTTGGCGTCAGTGGCAAACGCCTTTTTGGGATCCGATGTCCCAAGCTGCTTCAATTTTTCCTTCACTAAGTCCCGAACAGTTGGATCGACGATCCTTTCGACTTCATGGGAGGACATTTCCCTGAGAGGCTTGCGAACCTTGGTCTTCCCCTGTTCCGTGGGCGGTGCGTAATATGTTTGGTCGTGGAGGGCTCCAGAAAGACGCCGGCTGACTCGGAACGAAACCACAATCCCCTCCACATGCCGTTGCACATCGCTCAGGAAAGTACTCCATGGGGGATCAAGCCGGACAGCCACTCGTGGCCAGGCCTTCAAAAGGCGCGATGCTTCGTGGGCGAACCGCTGGATCATTGAGGGTTCCGTGAGTGCCACAACTATCGCGTCAATCGCATGATGACGGTGATCGTAACGATTCTTTTCGGGACTCCCTCCTAAAATCGCGTTGAGATTCCATGCACGTCGGAAGAGGCCGGTTAAACCACCGGCAACTGTAAAGACCCGCTGTTGCCCGGTCGGGTCAATTCTTCCCCCATATAAATGTCCTAAATAATCGGCGGCTGCCTTAGAGATCCACCGGGTATCACTCAGCTGTCGGAGTGCGAAGTCGGGTGGTATTTCTTCTGCTTGAAAGCGAACAAGCTTCTGCCGCGCGAATGGGCCACGAAAGTTTCTCACTCGGGTGATTATCTCCTGCCAGCGCACCGGATCAGTGGCGTAAGCCTCGTACGGAGTGCGGCCCGCCTTGACTGAACGATTCTCTTGGTGATAGCACAGGGTCTTATTCATGAACGAATCGTCAAGCGAGCGATGCAGCGGCCAGATATGCTCCACATCAAACTCGGGATGATCCCCCAACAATGCTTGAGTTGTGATCTGCTTGCCCGTGTACGGACATATCCAATTGCATTCTTCAGCCAACAGATATTTCTCAATATCCCTGGGCGCGGCTGTCCGACCGAGTTCCTGCAGCACCCTCTGCGCCGCCTCCTCCCGCCGTTTTTGCTGCTCCCGCATCCGCTTCGAAATCTCCTCACGCTCCTTGCGAGAACGTTTCAATTCTCGAGCCACTTCCACTCGAATGCATCGAGGTATCCCATACTTGCGGATAATCGCGTTAACCACCTTGCGCAGTTCGGTGAGAGCTCTGATCAGCAGCGGATTTCTCACCGTCGGTAGAACCTGCCGAACCGGCGGTAGCTCAGCATGTTGATTAATCTTCCGTTGTGTCCCACCATAAACTTTTTGTATCGCTGCATTGAGACGCTCGCCCTGCTCCAGTAACGGCAGAAGCCTTCGAATAGCCCGGCGACTGAAGCTGTGGTAGCCTTGCTCTAACGGCAGTCCAGCGAGTTGAGACGCAACTTCGCGGTTAAACCCCCAAACCCTATGCAGATGCTCCTCAAGGGTATCAGCGCGAAGAAATGCTATCAAAGTATCTACCAGCGCTTTTTGTCTTTCCCTACCCAAATCCTCCCACGTAGCATCACCTATGACTTTTCTAATTTGGGCAGAAGTTCTATTACCCGGCAGCTTTTTCTCACCACCACGTTCCAGATTGCATTCCCAACCTTCACCTTTTTTGCCCGTGGGAATTCCGAGAGTCTTTTTAATCAGAGTGAAACTCAGGTCTTCGTTTCGTTCCGCCAGATCATAGAGTTTCTGCCTTTCTTCCGGCGACAGCACACGGCGCTGACCTTGTGGATCGGTGAACTCAAGATCATTAATTCGCTGCATATACCGAATTCTCTGTGCTTCAAGAGAGGCCATTGGCGCACGCCTGAAAGGATAGATATATTCGACCTGTCCGTTGGGACGTTTCCGCGGGAGCACTTCCAATGGGCAGCGTCCCACAAGGCCGTGCTGCAATTTGAGAGGTCGTTGAAAAAAGATCGCCTTGTAGAGTCGTGCTTTCTTG
This is a stretch of genomic DNA from Thermogutta terrifontis. It encodes these proteins:
- the cas2 gene encoding CRISPR-associated endonuclease Cas2; this translates as MPRGDLPSGYKIMWLFVLFDLPMDDRKARREYTRFRKRLLEMGFCQLQYSVYARPFPSEEAMHPYRQEIRANLPPKGAVRLLPVTDRQFGKMENYVGKIRQENEKAPRQLMLF
- the cas1 gene encoding type II CRISPR-associated endonuclease Cas1; the protein is MINHVVELANKPAKLSVRHRQLVIKTGDELEVTLPLAELAVLIAANPCITLTQPVLAGLAEAGAVCVICDATSRPVGTMFPLVNHHVQTERLAAQAQASLPTRKRLWQQIVRSKIQSQAAVLQELHGRDYGLARLAARVRSGDTSNVEAMASRRYWQYLFQDRTFRRDPDRNDQNRFLNYGYAILRAVTARAITGVGLHPSLGIHHHNRYNPFCLADDLMEPFRPRVDLLVVALLREFPADAELTPEVKSRLLGFLEERYFFEGERRTLFDVLSRIAASLADVFLKKRRDLLLPDWSCHASR
- the cas9 gene encoding type II CRISPR RNA-guided endonuclease Cas9 (Cas9, originally named Csn1, is the large, multifunctional signature protein of type II CRISPR/Cas systems. It is well known even to general audiences because its RNA-guided endonuclease activity has made it a popular tool for custom editing of eukaryotic genomes.); its protein translation is MKTKNGQVDYVLGIDLGVVSLGWAAIEIDNDGGQSLLGAGVRCWELSNASLEEVEKGKEEPPGQSRRQARQLRRQMFRRAQRLRRTYRVLQEMGLFLTGPRSSTARKAYLETLDQKAQEWLRTNVPGANNDGLLAHTFIYRLRAAALDHPLPPELLGRVFFHLAQRRGFLSNRRTLEKNKDEELGVVKQGISQLQDEIQKSGARTLGEFFSRLNPHEQRIRNRYTSRKMFQDEFEQIWNAQRSHHPNSLTDSKKARLYKAIFFQRPLKLQHGLVGRCPLEVLPRKRPNGQVEYIYPFRRAPMASLEAQRIRYMQRINDLEFTDPQGQRRVLSPEERQKLYDLAERNEDLSFTLIKKTLGIPTGKKGEGWECNLERGGEKKLPGNRTSAQIRKVIGDATWEDLGRERQKALVDTLIAFLRADTLEEHLHRVWGFNREVASQLAGLPLEQGYHSFSRRAIRRLLPLLEQGERLNAAIQKVYGGTQRKINQHAELPPVRQVLPTVRNPLLIRALTELRKVVNAIIRKYGIPRCIRVEVARELKRSRKEREEISKRMREQQKRREEAAQRVLQELGRTAAPRDIEKYLLAEECNWICPYTGKQITTQALLGDHPEFDVEHIWPLHRSLDDSFMNKTLCYHQENRSVKAGRTPYEAYATDPVRWQEIITRVRNFRGPFARQKLVRFQAEEIPPDFALRQLSDTRWISKAAADYLGHLYGGRIDPTGQQRVFTVAGGLTGLFRRAWNLNAILGGSPEKNRYDHRHHAIDAIVVALTEPSMIQRFAHEASRLLKAWPRVAVRLDPPWSTFLSDVQRHVEGIVVSFRVSRRLSGALHDQTYYAPPTEQGKTKVRKPLREMSSHEVERIVDPTVRDLVKEKLKQLGTSDPKKAFATDANLPIIRGKNNTALPVKSARIWVSSSVIAVGDGPRQRYVVPGNNHHIEIYALLDGQGQEVRWKGKIVSLYEAYERKKRGEPVVCRDHGPNTRFKFSLAKSEYIEWINDDGQKQLLRVVGISDDNLELRLPHDARPITLIREQRERIRATYRQLFQRRARKVMVTPLGEVLPAND